The Stenotrophomonas rhizophila genome has a window encoding:
- a CDS encoding chemotaxis protein CheA yields the protein MSAVPDDIAADFILEAQEILDRLGEQLVSLEQSPQDSDQLNAVFRGFHTLKGGAGFLGIQAMVELCHAAEETLGMARSGQAVLQAHHFDAGQQSLDYLQSMLDSVAAGTEPGYAPPELIAQFDVNGPATPAPAATAAASSGELITDDEFEALLDTLHGGAAPTAVAKKNDDGLIGEDEFEALLDQLHGGAAPGAQSVAAAAPAPAVAPRPVAAPAPAKPAVNKPVAEAEHTVRVDTKRLDAIVNLIGELVLSRNRLKTLRARLHDEELDRAVSTLDIATARLQSAVMRTRMQPVGKVFSRFPKVARDVARNLKKEVELELIGAETELDRNLVEALADPLVHLVRNAIDHGIEMPELREAQGKTRSGNVRLSAQQEGDYVSIEVQDDGAGIDPERLRAKAREKGLIDPEAAARLTSEECLHLVFLPGFSTKQEVTDISGRGVGMDVVQSRIRELSGQIQIQSELGRGSRFMIRVPLTLAILPTLLVQAGEDVYALPLARVMEVLHAPNTSLGWFDGRAVLDRRTHTLPLVDLRHWLDVDPAPSPLLTIVVLQAGEARFGLVVDQVRGREEVVIKPLPKALRGLRGYAGATLIGDGRMSLILDVDGLRTPHD from the coding sequence ATGAGTGCTGTTCCAGACGACATTGCTGCAGACTTCATCCTCGAGGCCCAGGAGATCCTGGATCGCCTCGGCGAACAGCTGGTGTCGCTGGAGCAGTCGCCCCAGGACAGCGACCAGCTCAACGCGGTGTTCCGCGGGTTCCACACGCTCAAGGGCGGTGCCGGCTTCCTGGGCATCCAGGCCATGGTCGAGCTGTGCCACGCCGCCGAAGAAACCCTTGGCATGGCCCGCTCGGGCCAGGCCGTGCTGCAGGCCCACCATTTCGACGCCGGCCAGCAATCGCTGGATTACCTGCAGTCGATGCTGGATTCGGTGGCCGCCGGCACCGAGCCGGGCTATGCCCCGCCGGAACTGATCGCGCAGTTCGACGTCAACGGACCGGCCACGCCGGCACCGGCCGCGACGGCGGCCGCCTCGAGCGGCGAGCTCATCACCGACGATGAATTCGAAGCCCTGCTGGATACCCTGCACGGCGGCGCGGCTCCCACTGCCGTGGCGAAAAAGAACGACGATGGCCTGATCGGCGAAGACGAATTCGAAGCCCTGCTCGACCAGCTGCATGGCGGCGCCGCTCCCGGCGCGCAGAGCGTGGCCGCAGCGGCACCCGCCCCGGCCGTCGCGCCGCGCCCGGTCGCCGCTCCGGCCCCGGCCAAGCCGGCCGTCAACAAGCCGGTGGCCGAAGCCGAACACACCGTGCGCGTGGATACCAAGCGCCTGGATGCCATCGTCAACCTGATCGGCGAACTGGTGCTGTCGCGCAACCGGCTCAAGACCCTGCGTGCACGCCTGCACGACGAAGAACTGGACCGCGCCGTGTCCACGCTGGATATCGCCACCGCGCGCCTGCAGTCGGCGGTGATGCGCACCCGCATGCAGCCGGTGGGCAAGGTGTTCTCACGCTTCCCGAAGGTCGCCCGCGACGTGGCCCGCAACCTGAAGAAGGAAGTGGAGCTGGAACTGATCGGGGCGGAAACCGAACTGGACCGCAACCTGGTCGAAGCCCTGGCCGACCCGCTGGTGCACCTGGTGCGCAACGCGATCGACCACGGCATTGAAATGCCCGAGCTGCGCGAAGCCCAGGGCAAGACACGCAGCGGCAACGTGCGCCTGTCCGCGCAGCAGGAAGGCGACTACGTCAGCATTGAAGTGCAGGACGACGGCGCCGGCATCGACCCCGAGCGCCTGCGCGCCAAGGCCCGCGAAAAGGGCCTGATCGATCCCGAAGCCGCCGCCCGCCTGACCAGCGAGGAATGCCTGCACCTGGTGTTCCTGCCCGGCTTCTCGACCAAGCAGGAAGTCACCGATATCTCCGGTCGTGGCGTCGGCATGGACGTGGTGCAGTCGCGCATCCGCGAGCTCAGCGGCCAGATCCAGATCCAGTCCGAACTGGGCCGCGGCAGCCGTTTCATGATCCGCGTGCCGCTCACCCTGGCGATCCTGCCGACCCTGCTGGTGCAGGCCGGCGAGGACGTCTACGCACTGCCGCTGGCACGCGTGATGGAAGTGCTGCACGCGCCGAACACCTCGCTGGGCTGGTTCGACGGCCGCGCCGTGCTCGACCGCAGGACCCATACCCTGCCGCTGGTGGACCTGCGCCACTGGCTCGATGTGGATCCGGCGCCCTCGCCCCTGCTCACCATCGTGGTGCTGCAGGCCGGCGAAGCCCGCTTCGGGCTGGTGGTGGACCAGGTGCGTGGCCGCGAGGAAGTGGTGATCAAGCCGCTGCCCAAGGCCCTGCGCGGCCTGCGCGGCTACGCCGGCGCCACCCTGATCGGCGACGGCCGCATGTCCCTGATCCTCGACGTGGACGGCCTGCGCACCCCGCACGATTGA
- a CDS encoding RNA polymerase sigma factor FliA: MKGAAQYKEVQRAAANECIAQHSDLVRRIAHHLAARLPASVEVDDLIQAGMMGLIEASRSYDADQGASFETYASIRIRGSMIDEIRRGDWVPRSVHRRARDAASTIRRLEQTTGRAASATEVAAAMDMPLPDYLRLMEDAARGQVLSLESRIEDQGELDTVAQGGPTPQQVLERGEFGRELGNAIGLLPEREQLVLSLYYEQELNLKEIGAVLGVSESRVCQIHGQAVLRLRGRLKIFEAADAGLENT, encoded by the coding sequence ATGAAAGGCGCCGCACAATACAAAGAGGTGCAGCGCGCCGCTGCCAACGAGTGCATTGCCCAGCACTCGGACCTGGTCCGGCGCATCGCCCACCACCTGGCCGCACGCCTGCCGGCCAGCGTTGAAGTCGACGACCTGATCCAGGCCGGCATGATGGGCCTGATCGAGGCCTCGCGCAGCTACGACGCCGACCAGGGCGCCTCGTTCGAAACCTACGCCTCGATCCGCATCCGCGGCTCGATGATCGACGAGATCCGCCGCGGCGACTGGGTGCCGCGTTCGGTGCACCGCCGTGCCCGCGACGCCGCGTCCACCATCCGCCGGCTGGAGCAGACCACCGGCCGCGCCGCCAGCGCCACCGAAGTGGCCGCCGCGATGGACATGCCGCTGCCCGACTACCTGCGCCTGATGGAAGACGCCGCGCGTGGCCAGGTGCTGAGCCTGGAATCGCGGATCGAAGACCAGGGCGAGCTGGATACCGTCGCCCAGGGCGGCCCGACTCCGCAGCAGGTGCTGGAGCGCGGCGAATTCGGCCGCGAGCTGGGCAATGCGATCGGCCTGCTGCCCGAACGCGAACAGCTGGTGCTGTCGCTGTACTACGAGCAGGAACTGAACCTGAAAGAGATCGGCGCGGTGCTCGGCGTCAGCGAGTCGCGCGTCTGCCAGATCCATGGCCAGGCAGTGCTGCGCCTGCGTGGCCGACTGAAGATCTTCGAGGCGGCCGACGCCGGCCTCGAGAACACTTGA
- the cheY gene encoding chemotaxis response regulator CheY, with the protein MNKNMRILIVDDFSTMRRIVKNLLGDLGFTNTAEAEDGHAALALLQSQSFDFVVTDWNMPVMTGIDLLKAIRADAKLKTLPVLMVTAEAKREQIIEAAQSGVNGYIIKPFTAQTLEEKLGKIFERLAASA; encoded by the coding sequence TTGAACAAGAACATGCGTATCCTGATCGTCGACGACTTCTCGACCATGCGTCGTATCGTCAAGAACCTGCTGGGCGATCTGGGCTTCACCAATACGGCCGAAGCCGAGGACGGGCATGCCGCGCTGGCCCTGCTGCAGAGCCAGTCGTTCGATTTCGTGGTCACCGACTGGAACATGCCGGTCATGACCGGTATCGACCTGCTCAAGGCGATCCGCGCCGACGCCAAGCTCAAGACCCTGCCGGTGCTGATGGTCACCGCCGAAGCCAAGCGCGAGCAGATCATTGAAGCCGCCCAGTCCGGCGTGAACGGCTACATCATCAAGCCGTTCACCGCCCAGACCCTGGAAGAAAAGCTCGGCAAGATCTTCGAGCGCCTGGCGGCCAGCGCGTGA
- a CDS encoding protein phosphatase CheZ, giving the protein METLRDKSALVQRLQDALAALESGDEAGWRREIDALAALRTQPMMAGLNRLARELGQALGELPTLPSEAGELDDACARLDHVVAMTEQATHRTLDLAEECRALTEQLRANGLSPDQDQQLDRIRHNLTEIALTQSYQDLTGQIIRRVVGIVRRVHEGFGALGLPPPDDSAHKRDNGLAGPAVSGLDRHQVSQVDADDLLSDLGL; this is encoded by the coding sequence ATGGAAACCCTTCGCGACAAATCGGCGCTGGTGCAGCGCCTGCAGGATGCCCTGGCCGCGCTGGAAAGCGGCGACGAAGCCGGCTGGCGCCGGGAAATCGACGCCCTGGCCGCGCTGCGCACCCAGCCGATGATGGCCGGGCTGAACCGCCTTGCCCGCGAACTGGGCCAGGCGCTGGGCGAACTGCCCACCCTGCCCAGCGAAGCCGGCGAGCTTGACGATGCCTGCGCGCGCCTGGACCACGTGGTGGCGATGACCGAACAGGCCACCCACCGCACCCTGGACCTGGCCGAGGAATGCCGCGCGCTCACCGAGCAGCTGCGTGCCAACGGGCTGAGCCCGGACCAGGACCAGCAGCTGGACCGCATCCGCCACAACCTCACCGAGATCGCGCTCACCCAGAGCTACCAGGATCTCACCGGGCAGATCATCCGCCGCGTGGTGGGCATCGTGCGCCGCGTGCACGAAGGCTTCGGCGCGCTCGGCCTGCCGCCGCCGGACGACAGCGCGCACAAGCGCGACAACGGCCTGGCCGGTCCGGCCGTGAGCGGCCTGGACCGCCATCAGGTGTCACAGGTCGACGCCGACGACCTGCTTTCCGATTTGGGGCTTTGA